The DNA sequence TAATTTgcctatatatttttttatctgtacACTTATCTTAAATGCTACCATAAATTGAGAGCATGCTGCTGCCCCCACACTAAAGATAACTGCAAAACTGGCACAATACCATCACATGACATCACGTCAGGAAAAGgacttcagtcactgtcagagCCGCGGAGTCTCGAGCACAGCTAACACCTTCCCAGAGTGCTCCTCCTCACTGGAACTGGAAAGACAGGCCAGCACCGACGTCCACACTCAGGgtgttttatcttgttttggTGTCTGACATCATTGTGGTCCCATTCGATCCTTTGGTCCTCAGGATTCTGGGCTCGAAGTGGCCTTGCTTCCACTCAAAGACTAAATGGTTGGACAAGCAGCAGCACCGTTAACAACCAGTGTTTGGTTAGACTCCTCCTGTTCAAACGCACCAGTATTCATTAAATAAGCTTCACACAGATGTACACTCACACGCGTCTCATTCACCTGTCCAGAACAGGCGTGAACCTGCAGTCCAGAAGGGCAAAAGGGCTCATCTTCGCTTTCGTTCCTCCTCGATCCCTCACTGTGGACACTTGGCACAGCGTCTCTCACAGGCCCCAGTACGGAGCCAGGCTCCTGCGGTCCCTCTCGTAAACATCCGGTATGACCCCGTAGGGCGTCTGCACCATCTTAACAGAGTTTCTGCCAAACAGCTTCCTCTCGTACTCAATGAGCTGACGCCAGAAGCCGCCGTTGGGCCTGATGACAGGGCGACGAGCTTTGACCCAGGCGTGGGCCTCTGCCAGAGACACTCGATGGTACTTCATGAGGTACGCCAGGCAGAGAGAGGCTGAGCGGCTAACCCCGGCTGCACAGTGCACCAGCACCGCCCCTCGTTTCCGTCCCACGCTGTGGATCTTATCAGCCACGCTGTCGAAGTACAAGGAGATAGGGGAGTGTGGCATGTCTGCCAGAGGGACCTTTACATACTCCATGTGCGGCCAGTTGAAGTTGGGGAGCTCGATGGTGGCGTTGACCACACAGGTGATGCCTTTAGACAGCAGCAGGCTGCGGTTGGACGCCACATTCCCCCTGCTGAGGAAAAGGTTGGGGGTGATCTGCGCGATACCCCCCAGCAGGCTGCCATTCTCAGGCAGTAGCCTCGGCACCGTAGCTGGCACCATGGAGCTacgatggtggtgatggtggtggtggaagaAGCCTTGGCTGCGGGAACCCATTGAGGAATCAAGTAGGCTTCAAGAGGAAAAGCCGAATCTAAATAAACAAGAAATCTTCAGGAGCTCGGAGTCATAGTAGTGCGGCGGGACCAGCCAGACAGCTcctgaaacacaacaacagattTCACTTACAatctaaattaaacattttctatttcagtGTAGGCTGACCACTCAGGctgacaaacatacaaacacttcACAAGGATGAGTAACATCACTGGCGTTTGCTCCAAAACAAGGATGCTAAAATCCTTTATGTTGGATGGCGTTGTGCTTTGACAGTTCTTCCCAGGAAATGTTATTCTTCTGTCTGAGTCTGTCTTTAAACTTAAAAAGACCAGACAGCCATGACTGTTCAAGATAGTTGACTAATTCAGAAACATGCTGCTGTAAGGCTGAAAGCCAGTGATCCACAGTCTTAACTTTACAATTACATCAATGGGTTTTCATGCATCCTCAGACAGCGTTTGTCTCAGCTATAGGGAGCAGTCTATTTGTACACTGTGTGTCTCTACATTCAGGTCGAATGGCCTTCATGCTGCAGCTTCCCTCTTGGACCTGCTGCACACTGAGACGTGCCTCCCTCTGCCATGTGAGCACAGACCCCCTGGAGGCATACACTCACCTCATCTCATGTTCATCCATCCACAGCCTCCACATACAGATTACATCTCTCGTCTCACTGGCTATTGCCACTGTTAATGTCGTTTTGGATGGCACCAAACAGCAGGGTGGAAAGTAATCATATACTGTACGATCAAGCCAAAGAGTCCTGATAAGGCACTTCATTTTAGCATGAAATTTGCTAAAATTCATTTTTCTaattccattttctttttccaaaaaggatgatgaaaatgatttccCTTACTTGCTTTTATGAGCTGTAACATGAGTATGAGGATGCACGACACAGATCAGAGCGAAAAGATATTACGGGAACCCTAATGTGACATTTCTGGCTGTACTGATGGAAATAGCCTCCTCTGTTAATACTTAAGTTATCAGCAGAGAGCCCACAGCTCCAGGCGCTACTTCACACACTGTTGCACTTGTCGTGCGTCATCCACACCTTCTGCACCGGTCTGGCCGACaggtctttttctttcattttcagcaaCAGTCTGGTTAACAAGACACACGGGTAAGCTGCTTTAAATGGGAATTCaacctgcaggaaaaaaaaaaaaccccgaTCACCTGCTGCCACCTGCAAACTCAAACAGACTGCTCAGACAGATTGTGATTCCTTCCTAGTAATCAAATTTTAATCAAAAACATGAGAATGCATGACTGACATGACAATGAAACAGATTTCTACCACCAAACTAAACATTCCAGCTGTTAAATCTTTTACTATTTCTAACCAGGAatgatcgacagaaaatgaatctaaCCAACTATTCATCCTTTTGggtcattttttaacaaaaaaatgacaaaaatcacTGCTCAAGTtccagcttcttgaatgtgaatattttctggtttctttagtcctctatgacagtaaactgaatatctttaggttgtggactgttggttgagacaaaaaaagacatttgaggatgcaCCTTGGGCTTCGGGAAacagtgacattttatagaccaaacaactaatccatTCATCTATAAAATAATCGACAAATTAATAgatcataaaaataacattagtCGGAGCTCTATCCACATGAAACATAGGACAACATGTTATTTCAAGGTTGTAACCCCactttttaatggttttattgccaaaaaaaatgcataaaaaacagGTAAGTTTGTATCCCTTGCAAATAGAAATGCTGTTTTTACTTGAAAATCCTCCTCAATGTTGGAGCTGCCTCTTCCTTCATTACCTTgcaattgtgaaaaaaaagaaagaaattcacCTATCTCCTTTAAACCCTCTCCTCCTATCGATTTGCCATCTAAGCACGGTCTGCTtctttttacagaaaaaaaggatCAAAGGCTAAAATAACACTCGTCCTCCCCATTCAGGCACAGTTTCTCCGGCTCGCTCCCGCTTGCCAATCACTCTGCACTTTGCCTCTGAAATGGTTGCCATGAGCACGATGTGGTGCAGCCGATTCCACCTTCCTCCACACCGTCGCCACTGGTGATAAGACAACAAATGCTGTGATCCAGACTCTGGGGCACTTTGGAAATCCAGTGTTACCCCCCTGACCACATCAGGAGACGATCAGAGCTGCACTGAAGAACAGTGTGAAAAGATTTTCTGCAAATTTGTGATAAGAGGAAACAAGTGCTCACATTTTGTGACAATCTGTGTTGTACAAGGTtactattttcagacatttcaccTGATGAAGGCGCTTAAGAGAACAGAAAAACCGGTGTCTGCTTTGTTCGACTTAACGGAAACAGCACTTTAGTgtttagagagagagatgtcaaatcttttaagttttaaaatgactgttgCCTGGTAATCAGGTGTATCCTTTATCagtcaatttataacatttaACGTTTGACATAGAGCTGAAACTATAAGTTGATTAATTGAGTAATCTTTTTAGTCGTATATCAagcaaaaaaattcaaatattttcctttttttttagctccCCAAACACTTTCCTTTGTCATATTAATAGTAAATTaattatctttgtgttttggttggctgttggtcagacaaaataagagaTCTGAAGACTTTTACtcatttctttcatctttaCTCTTGACTGAACAATTatatcaagaaaacaatcagcggattgatcaataatgacaataatcatttgttgcagccctagtttgtCGTGTTGAATTGAAGAAATATGGCGATTTAAGAGTTCCCATTTCTGTAAGTAAACTTAAAACAACCTGTAGAGCTGTGTCGCTCGTATCCACACTTATCGCAGCTTTTGAGGCAATTCTTTGATCACCATCTGACACAGGAAAGTGACACCCAGATTCTTAATCCCGtctacaaagctctgattggctcggGTGTCTTTTTTCCAACCAGAGAATCAGCCGTCAATgggcacacacaaaaaaaacgtGGGCAGCGATTTAGACGTCTGAAGCCAGGCTACAACAACTGTGACATTTTGCTAAAATTTTAAAAGGAAAGACTGAACTATAAACGAACGTCTTGCTTCAGTCACAGGAATGCACAACTGATGCATTAATTCATGGGAGACCGAAAGCATAATAAACCTTCAGCTAAGATAAGTACAAACTTGGTTGCTGCAGCAACCTACTGACCACAGTAGCAGCTACTGAAGACAGTAGCAGCCATATCAACAGGCAGATGAGGAAGATAAGAAAACCAAATAATCCTTGGCCCTCTCCAAAGTGCTGATGCACCACAGTGCTGGGCTTTGCTCCATCCACATGGTTATTTATACCCCAGGCAGGGCAGGAGTGAGGTTGCAGAGAGCGGAGGAGGGAGAATTATGCAGAGGATGTCGCCACAGACAAATCTACTGTATATTGGAGAGGGGATACTGCAGCTGACTGTCACTCAAATTTGCTCTGAGGACTAATTCTccaaaataaacactgcagAGGTTTCAGTGGCATTAACAGCATAGTGACCAGAGTACCTCAATTTAAACACTGCTGTACCcagatttcttcttcttttattcttGTCTTGATGTTACAAAAATGAGCCCTCCTCTAAATCACTCAGTTTAGATTTGTCAACAGGTGGTCCCACCTCACAAATCTTCTTATGCACATCTCcgttactctctctctctctctctctgtgtggggaGATTCCACAGGGGTCCGGTTCCAACTCCGCTAACATAAATTGGAAACGTGACCCACCTACAGGAAAACTAGAGCCCCACTCCCTAACGTTGAAGGCGGAACCTCGTCGACACCGGATCTGAGCCGAACTTGACTCGGTTAACAGCAAATTCCTGACAGACACCCACTCATGCCGCAGAatgagatgaatgaaaacactgaaataactgGGAAAGTTGCAAGCAAAAGCACAAGCAGGCTCTCAATCAAAGGAAATCCCTTTATTCATTCTGAGTGGTCTCTGAAAGTGACTCTGCAGCCTGCAGTCTAGATAATAATCAGGAGGAATGACAAGGACGGTCTTTTGGTGGTCGGACAGGATTGCTTTGAATTACTCCTAACAGAGCTGGGCACAGCTTCACAACATGACTGCTTTGATGACAACTGCAGCAGGTTCAAAAAGAGGTGGAGTCCATATGCATTTAGAGACGCTGGGACAAATTCCTCACGAGGACAGGGCTTGGCTTTGGCACCTTCCTTCTCGCTCGCTCAGACCACAATGTTACATCTCACCATGGACACCGTTGCAACGCTGACACATGTAAACTCACACGGACAGACAAAGCATGAGTGCCAGAGTCGAGGCCACATGTCTTGTACTGAGAGATGGCGAGTGTACTGCAAAACAGACACTGAGGGTGACAACGCGCATACAAATGATTCCTCTTTCCTTTCAGGTTGTCAGTTTTATTGCACAAAGAAGCAAATTGGTTCCAGCTTAGTTTCTTGCTTCTTAAAAAGCCAAGTTTGTAGGAAGTAGTATAATTGCATCT is a window from the Thunnus thynnus chromosome 7, fThuThy2.1, whole genome shotgun sequence genome containing:
- the dusp14 gene encoding dual specificity protein phosphatase 14, encoding MGSRSQGFFHHHHHHHRSSMVPATVPRLLPENGSLLGGIAQITPNLFLSRGNVASNRSLLLSKGITCVVNATIELPNFNWPHMEYVKVPLADMPHSPISLYFDSVADKIHSVGRKRGAVLVHCAAGVSRSASLCLAYLMKYHRVSLAEAHAWVKARRPVIRPNGGFWRQLIEYERKLFGRNSVKMVQTPYGVIPDVYERDRRSLAPYWGL